The following are encoded in a window of Bacillota bacterium genomic DNA:
- a CDS encoding energy-coupling factor transporter transmembrane protein EcfT has translation MFGNLTIGQYIPGDSLVHKLDPRVKIFITLVVITVLFLVSTMAGYGLVLLFILGAVLLAHLPMRFVMRGVRPLLFILVLTFGLHLFMNEGRVLFRVGPLVATYEGAFKGFAMSMRLVLLVLATSILTLSTSPIELTDGIESILSPARVLGVPAHELAMMMTIALRFIPTLLEETDKIMKAQMARGADFETGNVVQKAKSLVPLLVPLFVSAFRRADELAMAMEARCYRGGQGRTRMKQLRVGAKDILAAIGSTAALVAVAVYL, from the coding sequence GTGTTCGGTAATCTGACCATAGGTCAGTATATACCGGGCGACTCGCTGGTGCACAAGCTGGACCCGAGGGTGAAGATATTCATCACCTTGGTCGTCATTACGGTGCTCTTCCTTGTCAGCACGATGGCGGGGTACGGGTTGGTTCTCCTTTTCATCCTGGGCGCCGTGCTTCTCGCCCACCTGCCGATGAGGTTCGTGATGCGAGGCGTGCGACCGCTTCTTTTCATCCTCGTGCTGACGTTCGGGCTTCACCTCTTCATGAACGAAGGCCGTGTGCTCTTTCGGGTGGGGCCTCTGGTGGCGACGTACGAGGGGGCGTTCAAGGGGTTCGCGATGTCGATGCGGCTGGTGTTGCTCGTGCTGGCTACGTCCATATTGACGCTCAGCACGTCCCCCATCGAGCTCACCGACGGCATCGAGAGCATTCTCTCGCCGGCGAGAGTTCTGGGGGTTCCAGCGCACGAGCTCGCGATGATGATGACCATCGCGCTGAGATTCATCCCAACGCTCCTCGAGGAGACCGACAAGATAATGAAGGCCCAGATGGCGAGGGGTGCGGATTTCGAGACCGGCAACGTAGTGCAGAAGGCCAAAAGCCTGGTCCCGCTGCTCGTGCCGCTCTTTGTGAGCGCGTTCCGGCGGGCTGACGAACTCGCCATGGCAATGGAGGCCAGGTGTTACCGCGGGGGACAGGGACGGACCAGAATGAAGCAACTTCGCGTTGGGGCGAAAGACATCCTTGCAGCTATCGGCTCGACGGCCGCGCTGGTCGCCGTGGCGGTGTATCTCTAA
- the truA gene encoding tRNA pseudouridine(38-40) synthase TruA, producing the protein MRNIKLVLEYDGTAYCGFQRQDGLRTIQAELERAVAVITKSPANVIGAGRTDAGVHARGQVVNFRTDARMPAEKFVPALNSVLPADIRVLRAEDVPLEFNARYDARGKTYEYTMDTRPVPSVFLRNYAYHVPFPLDLEAMREGCSHIVGRHDFRSFAASGGGAKTFTREVRRCALEAGEGLVKITVEADGFLYNMVRIIVGTLVLVGVGKLTPRDVARIRDARDRRVAGPTAPAKGLCLVRVDYDA; encoded by the coding sequence ATGAGAAACATCAAACTTGTGCTCGAGTACGACGGGACCGCGTACTGCGGGTTCCAACGTCAAGACGGCCTGCGGACGATCCAGGCAGAGCTGGAGCGGGCTGTGGCAGTGATAACGAAGTCGCCCGCGAACGTGATCGGTGCGGGACGCACCGACGCTGGGGTCCATGCTCGGGGCCAAGTCGTGAATTTCCGTACAGACGCGAGGATGCCCGCGGAGAAGTTCGTTCCGGCGCTCAACAGCGTGCTTCCTGCTGATATCAGGGTGCTTCGGGCCGAGGATGTGCCGCTCGAGTTCAATGCGCGGTACGACGCCCGCGGCAAGACGTACGAGTACACGATGGATACGAGGCCCGTACCGTCGGTCTTTCTCCGGAACTACGCGTACCACGTGCCATTCCCTCTTGATCTCGAGGCGATGCGCGAAGGATGCAGCCATATCGTGGGGCGCCACGACTTCCGGTCGTTTGCTGCATCGGGCGGGGGGGCCAAGACGTTCACCCGGGAGGTGAGGCGGTGCGCCCTCGAGGCTGGAGAGGGTCTCGTCAAGATAACCGTGGAGGCGGACGGGTTTCTCTATAACATGGTGCGGATAATCGTGGGGACGTTGGTGCTCGTCGGTGTGGGCAAACTCACTCCACGCGACGTGGCAAGGATTCGTGACGCTCGCGACAGGCGTGTCGCGGGGCCCACTGCCCCTGCGAAGGGGCTGTGCCTAGTGCGTGTCGACTATGACGCGTGA
- the rplM gene encoding 50S ribosomal protein L13, with protein sequence MAGTGPRPEAQGGEWYVVDAEGKTLGRLASQVASVIRGKHKPTYTPSLDTGDHVIVINAEKVRVTGNKEKQKFYYRHSGYPGGLRAVPYEVMMAKKPEAIIEHAVRGMLPHNRLGRSLWRKLKVYRGAEHPHAAQKPKPLEIKE encoded by the coding sequence ATGGCTGGCACTGGGCCCAGGCCCGAGGCACAGGGCGGAGAATGGTACGTGGTCGACGCCGAGGGAAAGACCCTTGGCAGGCTGGCGAGCCAGGTCGCCAGCGTCATACGGGGAAAGCATAAACCGACATATACCCCTAGTCTTGATACTGGCGATCACGTGATCGTCATCAACGCCGAGAAGGTGCGGGTAACCGGGAACAAAGAAAAGCAAAAGTTCTATTACCGGCATAGCGGCTATCCCGGAGGGCTGCGGGCTGTTCCCTACGAAGTTATGATGGCGAAGAAGCCTGAGGCAATTATCGAGCACGCGGTGAGAGGGATGCTTCCGCACAACCGGCTAGGGCGTTCGCTGTGGAGAAAACTTAAGGTGTACCGCGGCGCGGAACACCCGCACGCCGCGCAGAAGCCGAAACCCCTTGAGATCAAGGAGTAA
- the rpsI gene encoding 30S ribosomal protein S9 yields MALAEIGNAPAVLATGRRKCSVARVQLKPGRGDIIVNGKPVSEYFGRKILEILVRRPFAVTDTAGKYDVIAKVEGGGPTGQAGAVTHGIARALVALNPDLRQALKGAGLLTRDPRMKERRKYGLKKARKAPQYSKR; encoded by the coding sequence ATGGCATTAGCTGAGATCGGGAACGCGCCTGCCGTCCTCGCGACAGGCCGGCGGAAGTGTTCGGTGGCGAGGGTGCAGTTGAAGCCCGGCCGTGGCGACATCATCGTCAACGGGAAACCCGTATCCGAGTATTTCGGCCGCAAGATCCTGGAGATCCTTGTAAGGCGGCCGTTTGCAGTGACGGACACCGCTGGCAAGTACGACGTGATCGCGAAGGTCGAGGGCGGAGGCCCCACCGGCCAGGCTGGCGCGGTGACGCACGGCATCGCGAGGGCCCTCGTGGCTCTGAACCCCGACCTGCGCCAGGCCCTAAAGGGAGCCGGGCTTCTTACGCGCGACCCGCGCATGAAGGAGCGGCGCAAGTACGGGCTCAAGAAGGCGCGCAAAGCACCTCAGTACTCCAAGAGGTGA
- a CDS encoding DUF4352 domain-containing protein: MRRYVPRRTKARRRVLVTVMLWFIAACVVAGFVVARNPSLVPGAPEALERASVIRDLLCLRRTVQVNVRRAEFWGSDLLIVDMEIRNHSPVVILCQDLRLVDRRGQVFFPSSTSVYYVNRQESLWMRQVNPGRSVSGKFAFVVPDGTFGLACAIETEIGVIKLSPVKEVSRRDT, from the coding sequence TTGCGAAGGTACGTGCCGAGAAGAACCAAAGCGCGACGGCGGGTCCTCGTCACGGTTATGCTGTGGTTCATCGCGGCGTGCGTCGTCGCCGGGTTCGTCGTCGCGAGGAACCCATCGCTCGTTCCGGGCGCGCCGGAGGCTCTGGAACGCGCGAGCGTGATCCGGGACCTCCTCTGTCTCAGGCGCACGGTGCAGGTGAACGTGCGGCGCGCAGAGTTCTGGGGATCGGACCTCCTCATCGTGGACATGGAGATTCGCAACCACTCCCCGGTCGTCATCCTGTGCCAAGACTTGCGTCTTGTTGACAGACGGGGGCAAGTCTTCTTTCCCAGCAGCACCAGCGTGTATTACGTGAATCGCCAGGAGTCCTTGTGGATGCGCCAGGTGAATCCTGGCCGGAGCGTGTCAGGGAAATTCGCCTTCGTGGTCCCCGACGGCACCTTTGGCCTCGCATGCGCCATTGAGACCGAGATCGGCGTGATCAAGCTCTCACCCGTGAAGGAGGTGTCGAGGCGAGACACGTGA
- a CDS encoding NAD+ synthase yields the protein MSSEYQSINVTGLELDLDEVQDALVEFVRAEVARAGYRKVVIGLSGGLDSSVVAYLCVRALGAENTFGAMLPYRTSNPASLSDAKEVASVLGIEYCVVDITGPVDAYFAALPPEAGPEADKLRRGNRIARERMAVIYDLSAAKQGLVVGTSNKTELLLGYGTLHGDLAFAFDPIGDLYKTQVRALARHLGVPPRIIAKAPSADLWSGQTDEGELGFTYDDVDKLLYLMVDERRKKSELVAMGFKPEFVDAVQRRVRATRFKARMPVLARIMTHGVGGDFRYWESTISRRHRPRPMPNER from the coding sequence ATGTCGTCGGAGTATCAATCCATCAACGTGACTGGGCTCGAGTTGGATCTGGACGAGGTTCAAGACGCTTTGGTTGAATTCGTGCGTGCCGAGGTGGCTCGGGCAGGCTACCGAAAGGTCGTGATAGGCCTCTCCGGCGGTCTGGATTCCTCGGTCGTTGCCTACTTGTGCGTGCGTGCGCTGGGCGCCGAGAACACCTTCGGTGCCATGCTGCCGTATCGCACGTCCAACCCTGCCAGCCTTTCGGACGCCAAGGAGGTCGCCAGTGTGCTTGGCATTGAGTACTGCGTCGTGGACATTACAGGCCCGGTGGACGCGTACTTCGCAGCCCTGCCACCCGAGGCAGGGCCCGAGGCGGACAAGCTCAGGCGGGGAAACAGGATAGCACGGGAGAGGATGGCGGTCATCTACGATCTGTCAGCGGCAAAGCAGGGGCTCGTGGTGGGCACGAGCAACAAGACCGAGCTTCTCTTGGGCTATGGCACGCTCCACGGCGACTTGGCGTTTGCTTTCGACCCCATCGGCGACCTTTACAAGACACAGGTGCGTGCTCTCGCCCGTCATCTCGGCGTCCCGCCCAGGATCATCGCGAAGGCGCCAAGCGCGGACCTCTGGTCCGGGCAAACTGACGAGGGAGAGCTCGGCTTCACTTACGACGACGTCGACAAGCTTCTCTATTTGATGGTCGACGAGAGGAGAAAGAAATCCGAGCTCGTCGCCATGGGGTTCAAACCCGAATTCGTCGATGCCGTGCAGAGGCGCGTCAGGGCTACGCGTTTCAAAGCGCGTATGCCTGTGTTGGCGAGGATCATGACCCACGGCGTGGGGGGTGATTTCCGATACTGGGAGAGCACTATTTCACGGAGACACCGACCTCGGCCCATGCCGAACGAGAGATAG
- a CDS encoding class I SAM-dependent methyltransferase yields the protein MGEHYFTETPTSAHAEREIEVELRGRRFRFVTDAGVFSKGKLDRGTRLLVEAMDVPEGSLVLDLGCGYGPIGIAAALLCPTCRVCMTDVNERACELARRNAVLNGATNTRVVCGAGFSPVQDLKFDLILSNPPIRAGKQVLFEIIEGAAMHLNPGGRLVLVAQTKQGARSLLRKLAEVFPVARVVDKGGGYRVMEGVMEA from the coding sequence CTGGGAGAGCACTATTTCACGGAGACACCGACCTCGGCCCATGCCGAACGAGAGATAGAGGTCGAGCTCAGAGGCCGCCGCTTTCGCTTCGTGACGGACGCCGGCGTCTTTTCCAAGGGCAAGCTGGATCGGGGCACGCGTCTTCTGGTTGAGGCGATGGACGTGCCCGAAGGAAGCCTTGTCCTGGACCTCGGCTGCGGTTACGGCCCGATCGGGATCGCGGCCGCGCTTCTCTGCCCCACGTGTCGAGTGTGCATGACGGACGTGAACGAGCGGGCGTGTGAGCTTGCAAGGAGAAACGCGGTTCTCAACGGCGCCACGAACACGCGAGTCGTGTGCGGTGCCGGTTTTTCGCCGGTCCAAGACTTGAAGTTCGACCTCATTCTTTCAAACCCACCCATTAGAGCGGGGAAACAGGTTCTGTTCGAGATCATCGAGGGCGCCGCGATGCACCTCAATCCCGGTGGAAGGCTCGTTCTCGTGGCACAGACTAAGCAGGGCGCGAGGAGCCTTCTCCGCAAGCTTGCTGAGGTGTTTCCCGTGGCGCGCGTGGTGGACAAGGGGGGCGGTTACCGGGTCATGGAGGGTGTGATGGAGGCGTAA